Proteins encoded within one genomic window of Pseudalkalibacillus sp. SCS-8:
- a CDS encoding amino acid ABC transporter permease codes for MNNETLEYILNWLPFLLEGAKMTVYLSVAAIFLSLILGLIIVLMRISNSKILSGIARFYVSFFRGTPLLTQLLLLYYGLTWLYTFEGWQAAILGLTLHFSAYISESYRAAIHSISKGQWEAGYSLGMNTAQVMKEVILPQAWRRSIPPVWNSLIDIVKASSLASVLAVEELTGRAEQIAALNLDVLVIFIVVLFMYWALTTMLSWVQTYLERKLDVGA; via the coding sequence GTGAATAATGAAACGTTAGAATACATCCTTAACTGGCTCCCTTTTCTACTCGAGGGAGCCAAAATGACGGTCTATTTGAGTGTCGCAGCTATATTTCTGTCCTTGATCCTAGGACTGATCATCGTGTTGATGCGGATTTCGAACTCGAAGATCCTTTCCGGAATCGCACGGTTCTATGTATCGTTCTTTCGAGGGACTCCGTTGCTGACACAATTGTTGCTCCTTTATTATGGATTGACGTGGCTATATACGTTCGAAGGATGGCAAGCTGCCATTCTAGGACTTACCTTACATTTTAGTGCCTATATTTCGGAATCCTATCGGGCAGCGATTCATTCCATTTCGAAGGGCCAATGGGAGGCGGGGTATTCTCTAGGCATGAACACCGCCCAGGTCATGAAGGAAGTGATCCTCCCCCAGGCGTGGAGACGTTCGATTCCACCCGTCTGGAATTCGTTGATTGATATCGTGAAGGCATCCTCCCTCGCTTCGGTTCTTGCCGTAGAAGAACTTACAGGAAGAGCGGAACAGATTGCCGCCTTGAACCTCGATGTCCTTGTCATCTTTATCGTCGTCCTCTTTATGTACTGGGCACTTACGACAATGTTAAGCTGGGTCCAGACCTATCTGGAAAGAAAATTAGACGTAGGCGCATAG
- a CDS encoding transporter substrate-binding domain-containing protein: MKKTWIYSFILVLTVGLLAACGTDDKEKTTGDEREVLKIGTEATYPPFSFRDSETNDVTGYDVEIAREVAKRIGMKAEFIPTEWKGMFGALDSERIDMIANQVTITDDRKKKYSFSEPYTVSGGQVIVHKDNDDIKSLEDLEGKTVGTTQGSNYAEAAKEAGANLKFYKGIAQALTDLNVKRIDAALNDRLFIQQELKGDNYNVKAVGDPFNETKMGFAFRKDQEKLIEEVNKALKEMEKDGTLEEISQKYFGEDVSE, translated from the coding sequence ATGAAAAAAACATGGATTTATTCCTTTATTCTCGTTCTGACAGTCGGACTGCTCGCAGCATGTGGAACGGATGATAAAGAAAAAACAACTGGTGATGAACGTGAGGTATTGAAGATTGGAACAGAGGCGACTTATCCCCCATTCAGCTTCCGTGACTCTGAAACAAATGACGTGACAGGCTATGATGTTGAAATCGCAAGAGAAGTCGCAAAGCGTATCGGTATGAAAGCGGAATTCATTCCGACTGAATGGAAAGGGATGTTCGGAGCGCTTGATTCAGAGCGTATCGATATGATTGCCAATCAGGTAACGATAACGGATGATCGTAAGAAAAAGTACTCGTTTTCTGAACCTTATACCGTTTCTGGTGGTCAGGTCATCGTCCATAAAGACAACGATGACATCAAAAGCCTTGAGGATCTGGAAGGTAAGACTGTAGGAACAACGCAGGGCAGTAATTATGCTGAAGCAGCAAAAGAAGCGGGTGCAAACCTTAAATTCTATAAAGGGATTGCTCAAGCCCTGACCGATTTGAATGTTAAACGTATTGATGCAGCACTTAACGATCGCCTTTTCATCCAACAAGAATTGAAAGGTGACAACTATAATGTAAAAGCAGTCGGTGATCCTTTTAACGAGACGAAAATGGGATTCGCTTTCCGTAAAGACCAGGAGAAACTCATCGAGGAAGTCAATAAAGCGTTGAAGGAAATGGAGAAAGATGGCACTCTCGAGGAAATTTCCCAAAAATACTTTGGGGAAGATGTAAGTGAATAA
- a CDS encoding sn-glycerol-3-phosphate ABC transporter ATP-binding protein UgpC — protein sequence MADIQMKNIVKRYDNKVTAVQDFNLNIKDKEFIVFVGPSGCGKSTTLRMIAGLEEISEGDLVIGEKRVNDVAPKDRDIAMVFQNYALYPHMNVYDNMAFGLKLRKFDKNEIERRVNEAARILGLENYLDRKPKALSGGQRQRVALGRAIVRDPQVFLMDEPLSNLDAKLRVQMRAEISKLHQRLQTTTIYVTHDQTEAMTMATRIVVMKDGVIQQVGSPKEVYDTPENVFVGGFIGSPAMNFLHGKLEDNYFVMDNIRLSVPEGKMKLLRDQGYAGKDIILGIRPEDIHDEPVFTEASEGTKITASIDVAELMGAETYLYSTVAEQSFIARVDSRTDIQNGQKLELAFDMNKCHFFDAENEKRIRA from the coding sequence ATGGCTGATATTCAAATGAAAAATATTGTGAAGCGCTATGATAATAAGGTTACTGCTGTACAGGATTTCAATTTAAACATCAAGGACAAAGAATTCATCGTGTTTGTCGGACCATCCGGTTGTGGAAAGTCCACTACGTTACGTATGATTGCAGGACTTGAAGAAATTTCAGAGGGTGACTTGGTCATCGGCGAGAAACGTGTCAATGATGTTGCACCGAAAGATCGAGACATTGCGATGGTTTTCCAGAACTATGCCCTCTATCCGCATATGAACGTCTATGACAATATGGCTTTCGGATTGAAGCTACGTAAATTTGATAAGAACGAGATCGAACGACGCGTAAATGAAGCGGCCCGAATCCTCGGACTTGAGAACTATTTGGATCGTAAACCGAAGGCGTTATCTGGTGGTCAGCGTCAAAGGGTCGCACTCGGAAGAGCCATCGTACGGGATCCTCAGGTGTTCTTGATGGACGAGCCATTGTCCAACCTTGACGCAAAGCTACGTGTACAAATGCGTGCGGAAATCTCGAAATTGCATCAACGTCTCCAAACGACTACGATCTATGTTACACACGACCAGACAGAAGCGATGACGATGGCAACACGGATCGTCGTTATGAAGGATGGTGTCATCCAACAGGTCGGTTCACCGAAAGAAGTCTATGATACGCCTGAAAATGTGTTCGTTGGTGGATTCATCGGATCTCCTGCGATGAACTTCTTACACGGAAAGCTTGAGGATAATTATTTTGTCATGGATAACATCCGTCTCAGTGTCCCGGAAGGAAAAATGAAGCTCCTTCGTGACCAAGGATATGCCGGAAAGGATATCATCCTTGGAATCCGTCCTGAAGACATCCATGATGAGCCGGTCTTTACAGAAGCTTCTGAAGGAACGAAAATCACGGCTTCCATTGATGTTGCTGAGCTTATGGGTGCGGAAACCTACCTTTACTCGACGGTTGCCGAGCAAAGCTTCATTGCCCGTGTTGATTCTCGAACTGATATCCAAAACGGACAAAAGCTTGAACTTGCATTCGACATGAACAAATGTCATTTCTTTGATGCAGAAAATGAAAAACGCATTCGTGCGTAA